DNA from Nitrospirota bacterium:
TATCTTGACTTTCAAATATCGTTGGGGAGAATCTTGGAACCGGAAACACTACAGCGGCTTCTCATCTCTGCGCTGCCCATTCTTATTGCGATCACCTTCCATGAGGTGGCTCACGGGTACGTTGCATACAGACTTGGTGATCCGACCGCAAAGCTGCTTGGAAGGCTCACTCTGAACCCTCTTGCACATATAGACCTCTTCGGAACGATTATCATGCCGATAATGCTCTTTGTGCTGACAGAGGGCCGTTTTGTGTTCGGCTACGCAAAGCCCGTACCGATCAATCCCTCGAACTTCAGAAATCCCCGGAGAGGGATGGCTCTTTCGGCAATTGCCGGTCCTGCCACAAATATCGCGCTTGCCCTTGCAAGCGTGATATTTCTCAAGCTCGTGCTTGCGCCCATAGCAGGCCTTTC
Protein-coding regions in this window:
- a CDS encoding site-2 protease family protein, which translates into the protein MLEPETLQRLLISALPILIAITFHEVAHGYVAYRLGDPTAKLLGRLTLNPLAHIDLFGTIIMPIMLFVLTEGRFVFGYAKPVPINPSNFRNPRRGMALSAIAGPATNIALALASVIFLKLVLAPIAGLSPDMVKETLMKPLLMICSASVIVNVVLASFNMIPIPPLDGGRVLTGLLPSKQAMTFSKIEPFGFIIVLVLIYTGIANLFIMPVITFFLKLFGMY